The following nucleotide sequence is from Corylus avellana chromosome ca7, CavTom2PMs-1.0.
ATATTATGTTCCACTGGAAAGTTTAAATAATTCCATAATTTGGCTGTGGAAGAAAATGGGAAGCCTCTAtgctttttgtcattttaactTTAAGACTTTAGTTTTCAATGTCATATATTTAAGACTATAGTTTATATCTATTCTAAATTTGAAACCGCTGTCAACATTTTTGTCAtagataaatgtaaaaatacaattcttctcctcaaatatatatatatattatttaaaaaacaaaataaagggGGTCAATGGTCGTGAAGCACAACTTAACCATGGTTGGGTCGTTGCCAAAACATATGGTTATGCTCTTCTATACCCTGTGAACGGGGTCACGAACCAACCCTTAAATAGGGAAGGCCACGAGCCACCCCCTATATAGGAGATGGTTCTCAATCACCCCGATTTAAAGGGTGGTTCCACTCCTCATATTGGAGTAGCTGCGAGCCACCATGGATGGTGGAAAGCACGACCTAATCACGGTTGGGCCGTGCCACCAGCCACTGTTGTGGGTGGACTGCttgagtcaattttttttttttttttttttaagttttggttTATAGTTCTTAATCTTTTATCTGAGAGTACAGTTGTATACTCGCAGTCATTGACAAATGTCTCCACTTTAGAATTGGCCTAAATGAAGTCTTAAATCTATCACATTGAAAACTGACATATTAATTtggatatcatcaacatattaGTCTAATTAAGGGATACAATACAAATTTAAAACATTCTGCTTTACTTTTGAGTAACAGAATACAGAGAACTAGCAAGAGATTTCGGAAATAAATTGAGTGCCATAGTAAAGAAATCAACTTTCATCAACAATTACTTTGAAAAAATGCTTCTTCAAGATTTCTCTGCTGGGGATTTCTGTGATTCCACAATTGATTTTGAAGAACCACAGATAACTGTGTTAAGAACACACAAGATTATAAGCAGGTTTTGGTGGCACCAATATCATTCAAGAAAATCTCCTGTTCTGGACTTACTATGTGCTTGTGCTGTCCCcattagtataaaaaaaaaataaaaaaaaaactgttattgTGGGGCTTGAGTATTCgaacaaccaaagtaaaatagtGGCAGCGAAGAAAAGCAGGAATGCAActatagaagaaagaaagagggaagGAGAGGAAAAGTTcacaatctttttcttttgtctcttCCACAAGAAATCCAGGTTGGTGTccttaattgataatataaattactatttacattagatgaaaaattaaatataaaaaaatggaaatataCCCAAACcccaattttcattttctccttGAATTATTGACTATTTCCATTTTCCAGAGTTTTTTGAGGGATTGCGTCTCATAGATAAATAGGACACTGGAAACTTTGCTTTCAGCTTAATGGGTATCCATCAATCATCAAAAATGTATAAACAAATGATTGTAAAGAgatattttcttttacaaacCTGGATTATTCTCTCTTGTTTTCAGTAATATTCTTTCAGTTGTTGTTGGGATTTGCTTTATTTTCTGGCCACTGCCCACAAGCATAGATTCTCTCTATGTTGCAAAATCAGAGCCCTCTCTCCTAGCTGGGTGGCTTAGGAATGGATGAATGTGCTCTGCCTCTGCTTGGATTCTCTCTGTTCACAAAAGATTTGCTGCTTTTGTCCTTGCCTTTTTACCTTTCCTTTTCATGGATGCCTCGAGTTTCTAGGCGGTTTTAGGTGCAAGGTGCAGCTGGTGTACACAATACACTTACACAGTGATGCATACGTGCACGTTTTATTCCATCCATATGGGTATAAATACACATTAGCATTCTGTGTTTTTTCCATTGCAGTACCTATTCTTTAGTCATTGCAATAGGTTGTCTGTTTAGTGCAGATCCCACAACTGTGAAGATGAGCTATATGGGTTCTGGTTTGTATCCTTTCCACCTTCCATTGCCTTTTTCATCTCAAATATCATCTAGTGTGGACTGCTATTACCTGGAAAATTTCTTTCTATATATTCGTTTCGGTTTTCTTTGGTTTGATGCATGGTACTATTATAAATGAATGCTgaagtgaatatatatatatatatatatatttcatctttatttgatttgaactTGTATGGCTTTTTGAGTGGTGACATTTTGATGACATGAATTCAGGTAGTCGAACTGCTAGAACACTCGAGTTCGGACGGACACATGTAGTGAGGCCTAAAGGAAAACATCAGGCTACTATAGTTTGGCTTCATGGACTTGGTGATAATGGCCCAAGGTGATGTTTTGTTGCTATTTTTCCCCGCTGTTGTCTTCCTTGCTTACCTCAATGTTCTTGCTTTATGCATTCTTGTGATTGTCTCTCAGAACCATTATCacagattttaaaactcttcaAGTAAGGAAGCAaatagttttatgttttctataTGATGAGAGCTTGATAATTGTGGGGGAGAGGGAGGTTTAATACTGAGATGTTGGTAAATATAGCTTTAACGGCATGTTCAACATGGAATTTTAAGTATTTCAGCTTGCACATCAATGATAAAAACCTAGCTTTGGATCATTGTTTACATTGACTTCTTTAGTTAATAGTGTGAGACATTTAGGTTAAACTCAAAAAATGgagtggtcttttttttttttttttttttaatttttttaattttttaatgccCTGTCTTTTCCATCAAGGGTTGATGCTAttctttccttttgtattttAGTACATAGCCGGTATTGGAAAGAAGGACTTTTTGGTTCCAAAAGGCGCCAAAAAAGAAGAGTTCAAGGATGTCAACATCCTGACATGGTCTATAATGTCAAATTATTTGATGTTGTGGGGGAGATTCTCATGAATAAATTTGATGGGAGAGAGCAGTAGCACCGTGAATGAGTATAATTAGTTTATTTGTCCTTTTCATCTCTTATTTGATTTGATGTAAACTTAACTAGAGAAGCCTTAATTTGGAAAAGAATATATGCCAAATTCATGAATGGGACCAGAAGTTCACCCTAAACAATTAGAGATGACCTTAACAAAGGATATTCATATGCATACAGAGAAATACAGTCATTGAGATTCTTCTAGGGAACTTGGTAAATTCAATAGGGTGGTGTGATTAAgggaaaatccaaaaaattcaaTGTAAAACTCTTCCAATTTTGAGTTCTTTGTGGACAATTACACTTTCTGGAAAATAAACATACTCAACTACTTAGTGTGTATTatgtacatatatttttattgaaaaacaaataattaaagaatGATATGGTTTCTGATTCCACGCTCTATTTGGTTGCAGCTCTTCCCAGCTCTTGGAATCCCTTCCTCTTCCAAATGTACAGATATATGTCTTTCATTATTTATGAACATAATCAGCTTGTACATGCTATTTTCTGTGCACATACTACTGCCTCCTTTATCctaattttaattattcttcTCCACGAGTATCTTAGGTTTCTGCTAAATTTCTGTGATGCAGATTAAATGGATCTGCCCAACTGCACCAACGCGCCCTGTTACATTACTTGGTGGTTTTCCTTGCACTGCATGTAAGGATCGATCTCCTTTTGGTCTCTCttctaaaatgataaaattagtATCATATGTATAATATCACCCATCTCAGGTGTAAATAACACCATTTATCTTTTCATGCTTTGATCATCTCAATTGTTTCCGCGTTTCATATCAGGGTTTGATGTGGGAGAGCTTTCAGAAGATGGTTCAAATGATTGGGAGGCTTTAGATGCTTCAGCAGCACATATTGCAAACTTGTTGTCAACAGAACCAGCTGATGGTACTTTGAAGGCTAAATATTTGCAAAATAACTATCTCCCCATAATAACCGATTTCTTTATTATCATGGTTATAAACCATACTCTCGATGAGATTATTCAACAACCAGGAAGACCAATTTTCCTGCTGAGAATTGAAGTTCAAAACCCTGTAGTTTAACCTGATGTCAAAAGTAATAACTGATCAAATTTATTGTCTTGCTAAGCTATGCCTGTGTCGTCTTTCATGTTTAACTTTCCAAGTTATGTCTAGCATACTTCTTTTGAAAGAATATCTTGTCTGTATAAATTGATGTCATGCAAATTCAATTGTTGGAAGTTTCATTATCACACTATTTTTTTGACAGTAAAAGTTGGTATTGGAGGATTCAGTATGGGTGCTGCAATGGCGCTTTACTCTGCAACTTGTTATGCTCTAGGAAGATATGGAAATGGTAACCCATACCCTGTCAACCTAAAAGCAATTATCGGACTAAGTGGATGGCTTCCAGGGGCAAGGTAACTAAGACATCATTTAGAGCATATTCCTTTGCAAACAAACCCACATATCCAACCTCTCTTGTTTATGTTGAGAATGGCTAGCACTAAACCTGTGTACTAAAACATGTTTCAACTTTGGGGATTTGTTCTATGTGAGAAATTATAATGATCCGAAAGCGTCTGAATTCAAGCCGTTTTCCAGCAGTTTCTATATGATCCCCACCTGAATTACAAGCTTAATGGATCTCATCTAAtgatcctaattttttttcttcaaaatattcCCATGTTTGATAGTTAAATGGTGTTTTACCCTGCAGGAGCTTAAGAAGCAAAATACAAAGCTCACATGAGGCTGGAAGGCGTGCTGCTTCCTTACCCTTTTTGCTTTGTCATGGAATTTGTAAGTATCTGCTATAAATTCTATTTGTTGGGGCTGTCATTCCATTGTTAGGTTGCCCCTTGTGGTCACACTTCCCGTGTCAATttgatatttagtagactattatacAACTACTACACAACTTGATGATATCCAATTGTCTTATCTTGTTGTAGGCGATGACGTTGTCCTCTATAAATATGGGGAAAAATCAGCCCACTCCTTAACTTCAGCAGGATTTCGCTATGTTACATTCAAATCCTATGAAGGGTAAccatccttttcttttcttttcttttcttttcttttttctttcttcttttctatgcATTAGCTAGAAAAAACTCAGGATCACTTGATggaaactgaaaagaaaaagctCTTTGTGTTTGGTTTGACTTTGCAGGATTGGTCACTACACAGTACCTGCAGAGATGGACGAAATCTGCCATTGGCTGGCCCCAAAACTAGGGCTTGAGGGCTCTCGCCCATAAAAAGAATGTAGTTGGAGGTAGTGAGTAGGAGGAGCTATtcacaataataattttgagaGGAGAGCATGTTTTGAATGCATATGTATAAGTAGGTAGTATATAGAATGGAGCATGGGGTATATGGTATATTAGCTATAATAACCTTCCTGATTCCTTATGTCATCTTCTGCCCTAAATAAAAGACTTCAGAtatacttgtttttgtgttcaACTTTCTTGTGCTTTCCATATCAAGCAACTTTACTTTGTGTGTCCATGTTAAGCAAACAAGTAACGCTATACTACCCTCATGTTTCACTATATTCTATTCAGCTAATGTGTCACGTCATCGtttgttttaaagaaaaaaatttcaaagattaATGAACACTGCCGCATCAGCTCAATAGAATGAGAGTTGGATATGGATAtagtatagcattactctaagcAAATCAAGCTGAGGTAACTCCAAACCACGCCAAAAGgcaaaagagaatataaaatgAATCATTCATGCCTTGGGGAACAAGAAGACAAAAGTAATATCCCAATTTAGTggcagggaaaaaaaaaaaacaaaaacaaaaaacaaaactccGTTATTCTCATCAATTTTGATTGGTGCAACTTTCCAATAAGGcaataatctttttttctttttaaattccATGTTGGTGCCTTGGTGGAGTAATGGCTGGCGTGATGTCTACTTAGAGGTACCGAAATGTTAGCATTCATGTCCGGTTTAGCAAAtctttatataaaatttaactaaagaatattatttttttattattattattttaactactcacttTTTAAACGCACCTACATCTGCTTcaatattttaactatatacttttcaatattttaactatatatatatatatatatatatatatatatatattctacttACATTATTCCCAAATGATCTGGACCCcacatttatttaagaaaaaaaatataaatctatttatttattgaatggaccagatcatttgagaaaagaaattaGGGAAAAAGTAGCCCcacatttatttaagaaaacaaaaaacaatataaatctatttatttattgaatgaaccagatcatttgggaaaagaaattaGGAAAAAAGTATTGAGATGTCTAGTATTATCCTATTTTGAGTGTATTCTTGTGTTACTTTAAACCCGATATGAACGTAAATATCAAGTTGCGTTACTGGATAAATTAGGGTCGTTTTTTAGAGAAAACTTAGGCCTCCTTCAAACCtagtttgaattcaaattttctGAATGATTTTTATTAGGAGAAACATTACTTAATCTCCTAAACATCCATGCTTTTTGAAATTATCCTCCCGAAATTCAAAAACTATCAATTCAAGGTATCGATTCAATTTTTTGCAACATCCCCTTCTGTTAGAGTTTTCCATTAAATAtggttaaaattttcaaaatacccatattttttattataaaaaaaatataaaataaaaagttataaaaattcAGGGTTGATCAATATTTAATCGAATTTGCAAACAAATAAGGTAGATAATACTCAAACTAATAATACAACTAATTTGAATCCCAATTGATAAAAATACCTACtaattcttattaaataaaatccgattttacattttaaaacaACTTCTAACCTTATCCGTAGCACAATCTAAATGTGATAAATGTAAGCTGCCCATAACAATTTAAGCATTACCAAATGAGAACTCTTGTAGCACATGTAAAATTTGAACTATTTTCTTCATCTGCATGTGATCAAGTCCTCAATTTCTAGGATTCGTTCCACTTTCTGTTAGAATTTTTAAcggtgtgtttggcaaaccatttatttattaattttttttaaagtgaaatttcatTCTTTCATCCATTCTTACAAATCAGATATTACAAACTATCCAAGCATACAACAGTATGCAAAAATTCAAGATACTCCTCCATTCAAATTTTTCCAATAGATGTTTAGAGCGCCACATTTGCCAAAGTACGTGCCGTTATATTTGCTTCCCTTTCTGTATGCACCATCTTTCAATTAAGTCTGTGCAAGACAATCTTTACATCCTCAATCAAATTATCATACCTCTACTGATAAGCATGAAGTATTGACAtaacataaaaagtaaaataagttttgagtttttttgtttgaatagtaataaaaaataaatgatgcaatataaaagtgaaataagATAATAGCTTTTGTgacaaaatagtaaaaaaaattgttttgaaaagatgttaattttttttttcccccttagaAGTGAGAATAaggggaagaaaaggaaagatggATTGCCAAACCCATATATATTGAACACTTTCCATCTCTTTTAGATTAAAGTGAAGAGTCAAATTCACAATAGTGGCACAAGTCAAATATTACCAGTTTATTCATGagtcttaaaaattaaaaattaaagccGCAAGCATGTTATAGTCAAACATTATTATGGCTACTGTCATTAATAGGAGACAAAACCTCTTCTATTTACAGCAATACCAAAATTATTGTATGGGgtaagagaagggaaagaaggcACAGCCtgcaaactttattttttgtctctgtgGTTTGGGGAGCTAGCTTTCACCGCGTCCTTGAGCATGGCAGTTATATCAATCTCCCCCTTTAAATCATCAAAGATACCGTCGAACTCAGGAGGTCCTTCCCATGTTGGTGAGAAATGCTCCATACTCGCATCATTTCCACCCTCTGCAACCTCCAGCTTCTCATAAGAGGGTTTATCACATCTTTCAGCTCTCCTATATGCTGTTTTCATAATTCCAGGGTTATGGATAGTTAGTTGTATGTAACCAGAGAAAAGAGATAATAAAAAAACCTCTAATATCCATTTTGATGCAAACTGTCTGTATTTAGTGCTTGCAATTTGCTTGTCAATGAAAATGCATTCTCCAACATAACATTTAAAGATTATTTGTCTCCAGTATAATATGACAGATATATATACTCCAACTCATAACTCAGACAATGATCACTCTTCCCCAAAATGAACTGTAAGAAAATTCTGAGACTAAGGCCTGCACATATCACAAAAGAGTATATATCGAATGTCAGACAGTAAACTAAGTCAACCAACTCACTAGCTGCTCACTGATATCAAGAGATTATTGGCAACTTGCTAGCATCATTCAGACCAAGAATGCTCAAATACATTTAtgcataattattttaaaaaaattattccatTTGTTAAAAGTATCACCAATCACCCTCAACTGTTATTGTCAGCACAAAAGCATCCATCATTTTGTCCAATGCCACAGATAAAGAGTTttagagcctatttgggattgcgtttgagaaataaagtttttaagttaaaaagagtttttggataaacacttcatttttaagcttttgccaaaaatgttttttgccaatttttaggctttttggatcattaaaagctcttttaatttttttaccaaacgagtactttttttttttttttttttcaaacggactttttgagtgttaaaagtacttttaggcccctcaaatgcaatcccaaacaggctcttagccACACTATGTGGCCCTCTCAAACTGTATTTTTTAACTTGCCAAAGTTTGAAATTAATGTAAATCATACCCCATGGCGAAAACGTATGACTGCTACGAGTTCAATAAGACTGCATTTATGATGGCAAAACATGCTAAATTTTACCAAAATAAACTACAGACcagataataaaaaataaaataaaatctgacCTGTCTTCTTCCCAAAAGAATTTTGGCAACCCTGGCATCGACATCCATCGGAGCATCCGACTTTAGCCTTAAATAGAGCAAAAGCTGTGTCTAATTAGAATTAGTCAAAGAGCGAAAATGCATACGTACTTCCTATCCCAACTTCCTTATCTTGTTTGAACTTgatgtttttaaatttcatttcaaacaaaaaagcaGTGACAATCAGTATGACATGAATTTTGGGAATGTCATGCCACATTTATTAGGAAGGAGATTCAGAATAATGCAGTTGGAAGGAACAACATTTCCGGATATTATTTGCTAAAACAAACTTCAAGCCATCGCTGTAGAATGAACCTGATAACATTcacaatatcttttaaaacaCTCTGACTTCCTGCAATTGCATCCTCTTTTGTGCCTGGCTGAAGATGGAGTATTCTGGTTCCCTTCTTCCTGCAGAGTtcttttgcttatatatttaattcaatCACAATAAAGAACAAGATAGATACTCTGATAAGTGATTACCATAACATTTTTAGGAGAGTCAGTGGCATGCGTAATAATCTTTGGAGTAAATGCAAGAGGATTACGAGATTCAATTTGCTGCCGTGTATCAAGAACCAAGTCATCATATTCAGGTTTGTTAAGACAGCTTTCACATGAACAACAATCCACGCAATAAAGTCCAGCTGCAAAGCACTTACAATAACTGCAAATGACAAAGAATACAACTGAATCAAACTGCAACAGCAAAGGCAGCTTAAAAGTTGAATGTTTTAGAAAAACGATACTGTCAGAAAATCTGTCATGGTTTATAAGCTCATAATTTCATTCACAAAATTCcttccattaaaaaataaaaaataaataaatgttgaaCAAGCTGAAGCTTCTTAGATATTACATTTTCACTAAATACATTTCAACATTCTGCCAAAAGCCCAGGTAAGAAGATACAAGTTTTAAAATATGCTCAACACATGCCTCCTGTGGACTTACAGTTTCAAGCATTCGGACTTCCTACAATGACATCGTGTGCAGCCATCACTCTCACGTTTGTTTGCTGCCCTTTTCCTGCATGCATCCCAAAAACTCAAGTTGGCTTACTGTGAAAAACTAAATGAAGCATGACTAAGACAATAAAAGCATACTTGCCTTTTCCTTGTGCGGCTTACTTGGTTCGACGACTCCACACTGTCAGCATTTTGTGAAGTGGACATTCTCCCCTCACCAGAAGCCACCTGCTGCTCAATTTGTGTCAAAGAAAAAGAACCACATGGGGGATTCAGACTATTAATGGCATAAGTGGCTGCCACA
It contains:
- the LOC132187627 gene encoding uncharacterized protein LOC132187627 isoform X2, with the translated sequence MHTCTFYSIHMGSRTARTLEFGRTHVVRPKGKHQATIVWLHGLGDNGPSSSQLLESLPLPNIKWICPTAPTRPVTLLGGFPCTAWFDVGELSEDGSNDWEALDASAAHIANLLSTEPADVKVGIGGFSMGAAMALYSATCYALGRYGNGNPYPVNLKAIIGLSGWLPGARSLRSKIQSSHEAGRRAASLPFLLCHGICDDVVLYKYGEKSAHSLTSAGFRYVTFKSYEGIGHYTVPAEMDEICHWLAPKLGLEGSRP
- the LOC132187627 gene encoding uncharacterized protein LOC132187627 isoform X1; its protein translation is MHTCTFYSIHMDPTTVKMSYMGSGSRTARTLEFGRTHVVRPKGKHQATIVWLHGLGDNGPSSSQLLESLPLPNIKWICPTAPTRPVTLLGGFPCTAWFDVGELSEDGSNDWEALDASAAHIANLLSTEPADVKVGIGGFSMGAAMALYSATCYALGRYGNGNPYPVNLKAIIGLSGWLPGARSLRSKIQSSHEAGRRAASLPFLLCHGICDDVVLYKYGEKSAHSLTSAGFRYVTFKSYEGIGHYTVPAEMDEICHWLAPKLGLEGSRP
- the LOC132188470 gene encoding protein tesmin/TSO1-like CXC 3 isoform X2 codes for the protein MANSRDSLRNLKNVAVPHGKRRTISNTWESVRYAGSINSQFPFCPFEEVRSTQTSGNSAVLFPLPSGIGLHVNSIGRSVVLDSDMFASKNSTGYLSSQDKLVPEDPNSISISAVARPMFSHADVDQQESQAGVAATYAINSLNPPCGSFSLTQIEQQVASGEGRMSTSQNADSVESSNQVSRTRKRKRAANKRESDGCTRCHCRKSECLKLYCKCFAAGLYCVDCCSCESCLNKPEYDDLVLDTRQQIESRNPLAFTPKIITHATDSPKNVMEEGNQNTPSSARHKRGCNCRKSECFKRYCECYQAKVGCSDGCRCQGCQNSFGKKTAYRRAERCDKPSYEKLEVAEGGNDASMEHFSPTWEGPPEFDGIFDDLKGEIDITAMLKDAVKASSPNHRDKK
- the LOC132188470 gene encoding CRC domain-containing protein TSO1-like isoform X1, whose product is MGLGAPETKADPCGLWLEFSRLFKRNLVAAPLSSPAKSLETQEANYHQHSTRRDLHFEPDIASKSVATGNMANSRDSLRNLKNVAVPHGKRRTISNTWESVRYAGSINSQFPFCPFEEVRSTQTSGNSAVLFPLPSGIGLHVNSIGRSVVLDSDMFASKNSTGYLSSQDKLVPEDPNSISISAVARPMFSHADVDQQESQAGVAATYAINSLNPPCGSFSLTQIEQQVASGEGRMSTSQNADSVESSNQVSRTRKRKRAANKRESDGCTRCHCRKSECLKLYCKCFAAGLYCVDCCSCESCLNKPEYDDLVLDTRQQIESRNPLAFTPKIITHATDSPKNVMEEGNQNTPSSARHKRGCNCRKSECFKRYCECYQAKVGCSDGCRCQGCQNSFGKKTAYRRAERCDKPSYEKLEVAEGGNDASMEHFSPTWEGPPEFDGIFDDLKGEIDITAMLKDAVKASSPNHRDKK